Proteins from a single region of bacterium:
- a CDS encoding metal ABC transporter permease, with protein sequence MSFFADLARYDFLRIAVLTALLASVACGIVGTYVVTRRITYLAGAISHSILGGMGLFVYLAKVHGLDFLQPLHGALVAALGSALLAGWVTLRMREREDMVIGAIWAVGMAVGVLFISRTPGFAEDLMNYLFGNILMVSRHDVALIAMLDALIVAVCLVFYDQFLVVCFDPLHARVRGLADETFHLMLLTLTALTVVLLVSVVGIVLVIALLTLPIAIASVWSRTIGGMMISSILVCAALTVGGLAASYETNLPAGATIIVVAAASYLAVFAVSRIVAKRRKALKGEAVSG encoded by the coding sequence ATGTCGTTTTTCGCCGACCTCGCGCGCTACGATTTCCTGCGCATCGCCGTGTTGACGGCGCTTCTGGCGAGCGTGGCGTGCGGCATCGTCGGCACGTACGTCGTCACGCGGCGCATCACGTATCTGGCGGGCGCGATTTCGCACAGCATCCTCGGCGGGATGGGGCTGTTCGTGTATCTCGCGAAGGTGCACGGATTGGACTTTCTGCAGCCGCTGCACGGAGCGCTCGTCGCGGCGCTCGGTTCGGCCTTGCTTGCCGGTTGGGTCACGCTGCGCATGCGCGAGCGCGAGGACATGGTGATCGGCGCAATCTGGGCGGTCGGCATGGCCGTGGGCGTCTTGTTCATCTCGCGCACGCCAGGCTTCGCCGAAGACCTGATGAACTACCTGTTCGGCAACATCCTCATGGTCTCGCGGCACGACGTGGCGCTCATCGCGATGCTCGATGCGCTTATCGTCGCCGTCTGCCTCGTATTTTACGACCAGTTTCTCGTCGTGTGCTTCGATCCGCTCCACGCGCGTGTGCGGGGCCTCGCCGACGAGACGTTCCATCTGATGCTTCTGACGCTGACGGCGCTCACCGTCGTCTTGCTCGTCTCGGTCGTCGGGATCGTTCTCGTCATCGCGCTTCTCACCTTGCCGATCGCCATCGCGTCCGTGTGGTCGCGCACCATTGGGGGCATGATGATCTCCTCGATTCTCGTGTGCGCGGCGCTGACGGTGGGAGGGCTCGCCGCGAGCTACGAAACGAATCTGCCCGCCGGAGCGACGATCATCGTCGTGGCCGCGGCGTCGTACCTGGCGGTGTTCGCGGTATCGCGCATTGTCGCAAAGCGCCGGAAGGCGCTTAAAGGCGAGGCGGTCAGCGGATAA
- a CDS encoding glycosyltransferase — translation MRIFLLIHQFPPERYGGAERHVQQLATELGKRHDVLVYTQSCDAYGESPEDAVVGYFRLRRFRDRRATAAPALSADLLHTARTFMPDVVHVHHGIGFSPSALAHLSRDCPSVLTLHDYWWQCARIRLLFRGQTPCPGPYPLTRCVDCYEDEADRLIGEAAGLSDYGPLAGIARRARRYVTETRKADAARNVAQKGLSFVPFSRLMFFHRRQHVYRSIVSSFRDIISPSKYLVKRYRQAGFYLPRERTHIVPYGIDPAEIPAPPAARREGPVRFGLIGHLNHEKGVGIAMRAIRDVAAGAAELHVHGGYDGPKDAAANVVFHGAFVPDHLPRLLADIDALIVPSIWVENSPKVIHEAFAAGVPVIAADHGALPELVGEGRGGFLFRAQDAMSLSALMHRIVLHPEALDDARAGIPPPETIGETSVRIEEVYSRAIGR, via the coding sequence GTGCGGATTTTCCTGCTCATCCACCAGTTTCCGCCCGAGCGGTACGGCGGCGCGGAAAGGCACGTGCAGCAACTCGCCACCGAACTTGGCAAACGGCACGATGTTCTCGTCTACACGCAGTCCTGCGACGCTTATGGCGAGAGCCCGGAAGACGCCGTCGTTGGCTACTTCCGTCTGCGCCGTTTTCGCGATCGGCGTGCGACGGCCGCGCCCGCGCTGTCGGCGGATCTCCTGCATACGGCGCGGACGTTCATGCCGGATGTCGTTCATGTGCATCACGGCATCGGTTTTTCGCCATCGGCGCTCGCACACCTTTCGCGCGATTGTCCGAGCGTCCTGACGCTGCACGACTACTGGTGGCAGTGCGCGCGCATCCGGCTGCTGTTTCGCGGGCAGACGCCCTGCCCCGGCCCGTATCCGCTCACGCGGTGCGTCGATTGTTATGAGGACGAAGCCGACAGGCTGATCGGCGAGGCGGCGGGCCTGTCCGACTATGGGCCGCTCGCCGGCATTGCGCGAAGGGCGCGGCGCTACGTCACCGAGACGCGCAAGGCCGACGCGGCGCGAAACGTCGCGCAGAAGGGCCTGTCGTTCGTGCCGTTTTCGCGGCTGATGTTCTTCCACCGCCGGCAGCACGTGTATCGCTCGATCGTCTCGTCATTTCGCGACATCATCAGTCCGTCGAAGTACCTCGTGAAGCGCTACCGTCAGGCGGGCTTTTATTTGCCCCGCGAACGGACGCACATCGTTCCGTACGGTATTGACCCGGCCGAGATTCCCGCACCGCCCGCCGCCCGCCGCGAAGGACCGGTGCGTTTTGGGCTAATCGGCCATCTGAATCACGAAAAAGGCGTCGGCATCGCCATGCGTGCGATCCGCGATGTCGCCGCGGGCGCGGCGGAGTTGCACGTGCATGGCGGTTACGATGGCCCGAAGGACGCGGCGGCGAACGTCGTTTTCCACGGCGCGTTTGTTCCCGACCATTTACCGCGACTTCTCGCGGATATCGACGCGCTCATCGTTCCGTCGATCTGGGTGGAGAACTCGCCGAAGGTCATCCACGAGGCGTTCGCGGCGGGCGTGCCCGTCATCGCCGCGGATCACGGCGCGCTGCCGGAACTTGTCGGCGAGGGGCGCGGCGGGTTCCTCTTCCGTGCGCAGGACGCGATGTCCCTGTCCGCCTTAATGCACCGCATCGTCCTGCACCCCGAGGCGCTCGATGACGCGCGCGCGGGCATCCCGCCGCCGGAGACAATCGGGGAAACGTCGGTGCGGATCGAGGAGGTCTACAGCCGCGCGATCGGGCGGTGA
- a CDS encoding PadR family transcriptional regulator translates to MTELLVKSIEVPRKLAKGGTPAIDAKSIEREFLLSFWKIHILHHAAKKPVVGQWMIRELRHHGYEVSPGTLYPLLKRLEQRGWLSSMADPDGGLRARREYALTPAGHEVLAILRGYLKELKSEVL, encoded by the coding sequence ATGACGGAGCTGCTGGTGAAAAGTATCGAAGTACCGCGAAAGCTAGCGAAGGGCGGAACGCCAGCGATCGACGCCAAAAGCATCGAACGCGAATTTCTGCTTTCATTCTGGAAAATCCACATCCTCCACCACGCGGCGAAGAAGCCGGTGGTCGGCCAATGGATGATCCGGGAACTTCGGCATCACGGTTACGAGGTTAGCCCCGGTACGTTGTATCCCCTTCTCAAGCGACTCGAGCAACGCGGTTGGTTGAGCAGCATGGCCGATCCCGACGGCGGCCTCCGCGCGCGCCGGGAGTATGCGCTCACGCCCGCGGGGCACGAGGTTCTTGCGATTCTGCGAGGCTATCTCAAGGAACTCAAAAGCGAGGTTCTCTAG
- a CDS encoding NAD-dependent epimerase/dehydratase family protein has protein sequence MASVLVTGGAGFIGGTIVRRLLADGHQVRVLDNLSTGRQENLDGLDVEFVRGDIRDESACRLACHKVERVIHQAALISVPQSVEDPHLAAEINIVGSINVFRQAIESGATRIVYASSCAVYGEADAEYIDEATPPKPLSPYAATKLADEAIAESFAHCYGAAFVGLRYFNVFGPRQDPKSPYAAAIPSFLSRVLSRRAPVIHGDGLQTRDFVFVEDVARANVMAAFADLPGNEIFNIARGDSTSILDLANLLIELAGGTAGPEFEAARVGDIRNSRASVARARERLGFSAEFSVREGLAQTVDWYRGLIR, from the coding sequence ATGGCGAGCGTGCTGGTCACGGGCGGAGCGGGATTCATCGGCGGCACGATCGTGCGCCGCTTGCTCGCCGACGGCCACCAGGTCCGCGTGCTGGATAACCTCAGCACGGGGCGCCAGGAAAATCTCGACGGACTGGACGTGGAATTCGTGCGCGGCGACATCCGCGACGAGTCCGCATGCCGCCTGGCCTGCCACAAGGTCGAGCGCGTCATTCACCAGGCCGCGCTCATCTCCGTGCCGCAGTCGGTCGAAGACCCGCATCTGGCCGCGGAGATCAACATCGTCGGGTCGATCAACGTTTTTCGCCAGGCAATCGAAAGCGGCGCGACGCGCATCGTCTACGCCAGCTCGTGCGCGGTGTACGGCGAGGCCGACGCCGAGTACATCGACGAGGCGACCCCGCCAAAGCCCCTGTCGCCGTATGCCGCGACAAAACTCGCCGACGAGGCGATCGCCGAGTCGTTCGCGCATTGCTACGGCGCGGCATTCGTCGGACTGCGTTACTTCAATGTGTTCGGCCCGAGGCAGGATCCGAAGTCGCCGTATGCCGCCGCGATTCCAAGTTTTCTGTCCCGCGTGCTGTCGCGCCGCGCGCCGGTGATCCATGGCGACGGCCTGCAGACACGCGATTTTGTCTTTGTCGAGGATGTCGCGCGAGCCAACGTGATGGCCGCTTTCGCCGATCTTCCCGGCAACGAGATCTTCAACATCGCGCGCGGCGATTCCACAAGCATCCTCGATCTTGCGAATCTGTTGATCGAGCTTGCCGGCGGTACGGCCGGGCCCGAGTTTGAGGCCGCGCGCGTCGGCGATATCCGCAACAGCCGCGCGAGCGTCGCCCGGGCCCGGGAGCGGCTTGGATTCTCCGCCGAGTTCTCGGTGCGCGAGGGCCTCGCGCAAACCGTCGACTGGTATCGGGGCCTTATCCGCTGA
- a CDS encoding ATP-binding cassette domain-containing protein, whose amino-acid sequence MTPVDTALDRDDIAITGVNFGYDGRLIVDDVSFRVKHREFVAIVGPNGGGKTTLLRLVLGLLQPASGRVEVFGTTPDAARRRVGYMPQEMRADPAFPVTAFDVVLMGRVRPFGRIRRADREAARRAIAEVGLGGFERARFGELSGGQRQRALIARALVAEPEMLLLDEPTANIDLRGEEAFYDLLRHLNERMTIVLVTHDLGLVSRTVRKVVCVNRFVEVHPTAELPADAILRLYGERMTAVHHGHHHAHGAGDAE is encoded by the coding sequence ATGACGCCGGTGGATACCGCCCTGGATCGGGACGACATCGCTATCACTGGCGTGAATTTCGGCTACGACGGGCGATTGATCGTGGACGACGTCTCGTTTCGCGTGAAGCATCGCGAATTCGTGGCCATCGTCGGGCCGAACGGCGGCGGAAAGACGACCCTGTTGCGGCTCGTGCTCGGTCTTCTCCAACCGGCAAGCGGGCGCGTCGAGGTGTTCGGCACGACGCCCGATGCGGCACGCCGGCGCGTGGGATACATGCCGCAGGAGATGCGCGCGGATCCCGCGTTTCCCGTGACGGCGTTCGATGTCGTATTGATGGGGCGGGTGCGTCCTTTCGGCCGCATCCGGCGTGCCGATCGCGAGGCCGCGCGCCGTGCGATCGCCGAGGTGGGGCTGGGCGGTTTCGAGCGCGCACGCTTCGGCGAACTCTCCGGCGGGCAGCGGCAGCGCGCGCTCATCGCGCGTGCGCTCGTCGCCGAGCCGGAGATGCTGCTTCTGGACGAGCCGACGGCGAACATCGACCTGCGCGGCGAGGAGGCGTTCTACGACCTACTCCGCCACCTGAACGAACGCATGACGATCGTGCTCGTGACGCACGACCTCGGCCTCGTCTCGCGGACGGTGCGAAAGGTGGTGTGCGTCAACCGATTCGTGGAAGTGCATCCCACGGCGGAGTTGCCCGCGGACGCCATCCTTCGCCTGTACGGCGAGCGCATGACGGCCGTGCACCACGGGCATCATCACGCGCACGGCGCGGGCGACGCGGAGTAG